A genomic stretch from Engraulis encrasicolus isolate BLACKSEA-1 chromosome 12, IST_EnEncr_1.0, whole genome shotgun sequence includes:
- the tuba8l2 gene encoding tubulin, alpha 8 like 2: MRECISVHVGQAGVQMGNTCWELYCLEHGIQPDGQMPSHKPVGGHDDSFTTFFSATGTGKYVPRAIFVDLEPTVIDEVRTGTYRQLFHPEQLISGKEDAANNYARGHYTIGKEIIDSVLDRIRKLADQCTGLQGFLVFHSFGGGTGSGFTSLLMERLSVDFGKKSKLEFAIYPAPQVSTAVVEPYNSILTTHTTLEHSDCAFMVDNEAIYDICRRNLDIERPSYTNLNRLISQIVSSITASLRFDGALNVDLTEFQTNLVPYPRIHFPLATYAPVISAEKAYHEQLSVAEITNSCFEPANQMVKCDPRHGKYMACCLLYRGDVVPKDVNVAIAAIKTKRSIQFVDWCPTGFKVGINYQPPTVVPGGDLAKVQRAVCMLSNTTAIAEAWARLDHKFDLMYAKRAFVHWYVGEGMEEGEFSEAREDMAALEKDYEEVGLDSFEEDEEGEEY, translated from the exons ATG AGAGAGTGTATTTCAGTTCACGTTGGCCAGGCGGGTGTTCAGATGGGCAACACCTGCTGGGAGCTGTACTGTCTGGAGCATGGCATCCAGCCGGACGGCCAGATGCCCAGCCACAAGCCTGTCGGCGGGCACGACGACTCATTCACCACTTTCTTCAGTGCGACGGGCACGGGGAAATACGTGCCCCGCGCCATCTTTGTAGACCTTGAGCCAACAGTTATTG ATGAAGTTCGTACAGGCACCTACAGGCAGCTGTTCCACCCAGAGCAGCTTATCTCAGGGAAGGAGGATGCCGCCAACAACTACGCCCGCGGCCATTACACCATTGGCAAGGAGATCATCGATTCAGTGCTGGACCGCATTCGCAAACTG gcAGATCAGTGTACCGGCCTCCAAGGTTTCTTGGTGTTCCACAGTTTTGGCGGGGGCACCGGCTCAGGCTTCACCTCGCTGCTCATGGAGCGTCTCTCAGTCGACTTTGGCAAGAAGTCCAAGCTGGAGTTTGCCATCTACCCAGCTCCCCAGGTGTCGACCGCGGTGGTGGAGCCCTACAACTCCATCCTGACCACTCACACCACACTGGAGCACTCCGACTGCGCCTTCATGGTGGACAACGAGGCCATCTACGACATCTGCAGGCGTAACCTGGACATTGAGCGTCCCTCTTACACCAACCTCAACAGGCTGATCAGCCAGATAGTCTCTTCTATTACCGCCTCTCTGCGCTTTGACGGGGCCCTGAACGTGGACCTGACTGAGTTCCAGACCAATCTGGTGCCCTACCCCCGCATCCACTTCCCCCTGGCCACCTACGCCCCAGTCATCTCCGCCGAGAAGGCCTACCACGAGCAGCTGTCCGTGGCCGAGATCACAAACTCCTGCTTCGAACCCGCCAACCAGATGGTGAAGTGCGACCCGCGCCACGGCAAGTACATGGCCTGCTGCCTGCTCTACCGTGGAGACGTGGTGCCCAAAGACGTCAACGTGGCCATCGCGGCCATCAAGACCAAGAGAAGCATCCAGTTTGTGGACTGGTGCCCCACTGGCTTCAAGGTTGGCATCAACTACCAGCCGCCAACCGTGGTGCCCGGTGGAGACCTGGCCAAGGTGCAGAGGGCCGTGTGCATGCTGAGCAACACCACCGCCATCGCCGAGGCCTGGGCTCGTCTGGACCACAAGTTTGACCTGATGTACGCCAAGAGGGCCTTCGTGCACTGGTACGTAGGTGAGGGCATGGAGGAGGGCGAGTTCTCCGAGGCCAGAGAGGACATGGCCGCCCTGGAGAAGGACTACGAAGAGGTGGGCCTCGACTCCtttgaggaggacgaggaaggagAAGAATACTAG